The proteins below are encoded in one region of Alistipes indistinctus YIT 12060:
- a CDS encoding FimB/Mfa2 family fimbrial subunit: MTTKLIRYAWPLMLVLALSCSKKTVLPPSPPDEVPVTIRTLAGAGDDEQLLNASEAVVKSVRVYIFDGNKLDRMQFFGEDAIAKGMRMQAKVKGHKTFCAVVNEPAALTGTLENVTTPAGLQAVLFSLADYMDLNRSVSTLDQPGTAGAYMLPLYGESNEVTITEDGPNDVALDIYRAVARVDLYLRTEASAYVNCDVTPSSTLTAERGADMGCFVPDGEVTPPPGAVRTITRTSPLRLSPATDVTDKSDYKLVYSYYLPAQRFARAEDRIRMTLTELDWEGDTASYPSFSLGDGVVGYDNTIRRNSIYKLYCTLSQITFRVDATLHVEDWDVIHQHSGI, encoded by the coding sequence ATGACGACAAAACTGATCCGATACGCATGGCCGTTGATGCTGGTCCTTGCACTGTCGTGCTCCAAGAAGACTGTGCTGCCTCCTTCTCCGCCGGATGAAGTCCCCGTAACGATCCGCACTTTGGCCGGCGCAGGGGACGACGAGCAATTGCTCAACGCTTCCGAAGCCGTTGTCAAGTCGGTGCGCGTTTACATTTTCGACGGAAATAAGTTGGATCGGATGCAATTCTTCGGTGAAGACGCAATTGCAAAGGGAATGCGGATGCAGGCCAAAGTTAAAGGGCATAAAACCTTCTGTGCGGTTGTCAATGAGCCTGCGGCGCTGACCGGGACGTTGGAAAATGTGACTACCCCGGCCGGGCTGCAGGCTGTCCTGTTTTCCCTGGCCGATTATATGGATCTGAACCGGAGCGTCAGCACGCTCGACCAGCCGGGTACGGCAGGAGCCTATATGTTGCCCCTGTACGGCGAGAGTAATGAGGTGACGATCACCGAGGACGGTCCCAACGACGTGGCACTCGATATTTACCGTGCCGTTGCCCGTGTCGATCTCTATTTGCGTACGGAGGCCTCCGCCTATGTGAATTGTGATGTCACACCGTCCTCTACGCTGACGGCGGAACGGGGTGCGGATATGGGATGTTTTGTTCCTGACGGGGAGGTAACGCCTCCTCCGGGAGCGGTCCGCACGATTACCCGCACTTCGCCGCTGAGGCTTTCACCGGCAACCGATGTGACGGACAAAAGCGATTACAAGCTTGTCTATTCCTATTACCTGCCCGCGCAACGGTTCGCGCGGGCCGAAGACCGCATCCGGATGACCCTGACGGAACTTGACTGGGAGGGCGATACCGCTTCATACCCCTCCTTTTCCCTGGGCGATGGGGTGGTGGGCTACGACAATACGATCCGGCGCAATTCGATTTATAAACTTTATTGCACACTTTCCCAGATCACCTTTCGGGTGGATGCGACGCTGCATGTCGAGGATTGGGACGTAATCCATCAGCATAGCGGTATCTGA